The Polynucleobacter sp. JS-JIR-5-A7 region AGCGCATCTGCTAACGGCAGCTCTGCAACGATTAACCAACTCAATGCCGGCCGTATTTCAGCAGGAGCAACGGTTGAAAGAACTATTCCGAGTAATTTGTTGGGTATGGAAATGGTCAGTCTTGAGTTAAGAAGCTCAGACTTTTCTACCGCCAGCATTGTGACTGCGGCCATTAATAAGCGTTTTGGCAAGCCCATTGCTTTTGCTCAAGACTCTAGAGTGATTCAGATTGATCCGAATACTGTCGAGAACGGTAATAGAGTGCAATTCTTAGCTGCCTTAGAAAGTATCGACGTCATTCCTGCCAAGGGTGAGGCGAAGGTTATTCTCAATGCGCGTACTGGTTCAATTGTGCTAAATCAAACGGTTGAGCTAGAGAACTGCGCAGTAGCGCACGGTAACTTGACTGTTGTCATTAGCACGACGCCGGTGATAAGCCAGCCAAGCGCATTCTCGAATACGGGCAATACGGTTGAGGCGAAGGTATCTCAAGTGAGCTTGAACCAAGACCCAGGTAATGTGATTCAGTTAGCTGGTGGTGCATCATTATCTGATGTGGTTCGTGGACTCAATGCTGTTGGTGCCACACCACAAGACCTGGTCGCCATCTTGCAGGCCATCAAAGCCGCTGGTTCGCTACGTGCTGAGCTTGAGATTATTTAAGCAATACCACAATGGCATTACCTAGTAACTCTATATCAGCGTCTGATGTCAGCAATCAACTGGCATTAGACACTAATAGCCTATCTAGTCTCAAAAAATCTGCTAAAGAAAATTCTCCTGAAGCTATAAAGGGAGTCGCAAAGCAATTTGAGGCGATCTTTATCAATATGATGCTGAAAAGTATGCGAGAGGCTAGTCCACAGGATGGTGTCTTTAATACTGAGCAAAATAAACTCTACACCTCAATGTTTGACCAGCAGTTGAGCCAAAAGCTCTCGTCAGGCAAAGGGATTGGCTTAGCCGACGTCTTGGTTAAGCAGCTCAGTAAAGCCGCAGGTATACAGACCGATGCGATCAAGCCAGGGGATGAACCCATTAGCTCAAAAGCACTAGGTCTAAATCGATTTGACCCCAATATCAGTTCTAAGGTATCTGCCTACACCTCGGTAGCATCCATGTATGGCAGCACTAAGCCTACTCCCTCATTTATGGATAAGGTCTCCAAACTCTTTAGTTCGCTCGAAGATGCAGGTGACGCAATGGCTTCTTCAGTAGGCAATGCTGTTAAAGAAACCGTTAGCTCATTTACGAACAAAATGTCTAGTTATGCGCAGCAAGCCAGTAATGCTACCGGACTACCAGCACAGTTTATGTTGGGTCAAGCTGCACTAGAAACGGGTTGGGGTAAAAAAGAAATCAAAGGGGCTGATGGCACCCAAAGTAATAATTTATTTGGCATTAAGGCAGGCGGCAGCTGGACGGGCAAGACTGTTTCTGCAGTCACGACTGAATTTATCAATGGTGAGAAGCAGACCAGAGTTGAAAAATTTAGAGCCTACGACTCTTATGCAGACTCATTTAAAGATTTTGCAAACTTGATTTCAAGTAACCCGCGTTACCAAAATGTCTTAAACAATCTGAGTAACGTCAACAGTTATGCCGATGCAATGGCAAAAGCAGGGTATGCTACCGATCCTGATTACGCCAAGAAGTTGGCTAGCGTGATCAAACGGGTAGGCAATCCCTCTTAGGAAATACTTCTGAATAAGTCGGTTTACTGACTTTATTGCACCCACTCTTTGAGTGGCAGCACTTGCTCATCAATAAACGCTTCCAATATAAAACGGTCTGCGCCACCGAGATTGGGGTTGATATGCTTATACAAAAGAAAAGTAATCATTTGGATGGCATTTTTACGAAACTCATTCGGAAACATGACATTGACTTGCAGATTCGAGGCTGCCAAGACGCTTTTGGAGTCCAGGGACCTGAGCTCCGGAATCAGCGATTTTTGACCATCCATCATCTTTACCAAAGCAGCCTTGTATTCAGCCCCACTGCGCATCGCATCATTAAAAGCCTGGCATAAGAGGCGGGCAGCTCGTTTGTCGGCTACCCTGATTTTGGAGGCACTGGTTTTCATGGGATTTGGGCTATAAAGTCCTGAGATACCGCTTCATTTTAGAAGATGTCATAATGCCATGACTACTGAGATGTAATGCATCTAAAACTATTAAAACTGGACCCTGTATGGCTGCTTTAACCGAATCCGAGCTCATTGAAAGATTATGCAGAACCTTTAACACCCAGTTTTCTGGTAACCGTAATGCCATGCAATCTCTGGCAACGACTATTGAACTCTCAGAAAGTTTGCACCCTGGATTACGGGGTCTAAATGGCAAGAATTTTCTATCCTCATTCACAGATCGTATGAATGTTTGGCACCCAGATGAGGTGAGAGCACTCGTGATTGATATGTTGATTCATTTGGTCAAAGAAAAAATCACTACGGATTCATCAAAACAAGCTCTCAGCAGAGAGATTGACGGCTACTTATTGCCTATCAAATTTTGGTGATGTGAACAGGCTCATTGCAGTTATTCAGGATGAGACTGGAAATGACCTCTTCATGAGACGCAAGATTGAGGGCTAGACTCTCAACGAACTGCATCTTGATAGCCATTATTAAATTGGTGGGTTATTCACTATTAGTTAGTGGTGATATACAGTAATATTTCCCGATCGGGAATATATGCCTATAATTTGAGCAAATAATCTATAAATTTCCCGATCAGGAAATTATGTTGAAAAAATAGGCATATTTGATTAAAATTTCCCGAACAGGAAATATTTATGAGCACATCCATTCAAAATTCAACAGATTTAGGTAGTCTGATCCGTGAAACTCGTAGGCGTTTGAAATTGACTCAACCACAATTGGCGCTCGCCGCTAACGTGGGGGTAAGGTTCATCGTTGAACTGGAGGCGGGTAAACCCACGCTTAGATTGGAAAATATTCTCAGGGTGTTGCAAGCCTTGGGTGGTGTATTAAGCGTAGAGGGCATGGACCCATTTATTGTAAACAAGCAAGAGGGTGCGCGCTAAATGGTTCGAGAACTAAACGTCTGGTTTTTTGGTGAGTGCGTTGGTGTGCTAACTCAAGACGAGGGTTATCTGTCTTTTCGATATTTACCTCAATGGCTAGAATCAAAAAATGCTAAGCCTCTTTCGCACTCTTTGCCTTTAATTCCCGAATCATTTGGCGACAAGATTACAAAACCTTTTTTTGCTGGCTTATTGCCAGAGGGTGAGAAGCGTGCTGCAGTAGCCAGCATCTTAAAAGTATCCAGTAAAAATGATTTTGCATTATTGGATGGTATTGGGGGTGAGTGTGCAGGTGCATTGATTTTATTGGAGCCTGGTCAAATACCTCCTCTAGAAGCGCATGCAAGTGAATCGATAGAGTGGCTTAAGGAAGATCAATTACTTGGAGTCCTAGAGAAGCTGCCGAAGCGACCATTGCTTGCTGGAGAGTCCGGATTAAGACTTTCTCTTGCAGGAGCCCAAGAGAAGTTACCGGTAGTTGTTAGAGAGGTGCAGAGTGAGGTTGCTCGAGGTAATTATTTTGAAATTGGCCTACCAAAAAATAATATTCCCAGCTCGTACATACTTAAGCCAGAGATATCGGATGTGGATGGAAGTGTTTATAACGAAGCCTTTTGCCTTGCCTTGGCTAAGGAGCTAAAGCTAAGTGCAGCTACCGCTCAGATTGGCTGCACAAAAGGTAAAACGTATTTGTTGGTAGAACGATATGACCGTTTTTGTGACAGCAATGGACTATTAACAAGATTGCACCAAGAAGATTTTTGTCAGGCATTGAGTGTGGGTCCAGAGTTTAAATACCAAAATGAGGGTGGGCCATCTATTGTCGATGGATTTGCATTGGTACGTAAGGTCACCACACCGAGTGCCCCTAATCTTTTGAGGCTACTGGACTACATCATCTTTAATTGCTTGGTTGGTAACAACGATGCCCACGCAAAGAACTTTTCATTACTATATGGTCGAAATGGAATTCAATTAGCGCCACTCTATGACGTGTTATCAACAGCGGTCTATCCAGGTCTTACCGATAGTATGGCCATGAAGATTGGCAGCAAATACCGCTTCGATGAATTGCATGCACGCCATTGGGTACAGATGGCCGAATCTGCCCAGTTAGGTGCACCTCAATTAAAGAGGAGAGTACTTGAGATCGCTGATGTATTGCCAGGACTTGCGCAGAGTCTTCACACTCAATTCAAAGCCAATGACTTGGATCACCCAATTCTTGGTCAAATTACTTCATTGATTGAGGGGCGCTGTAAAACAACAATCAAGCGCTTTGCTATCAGCGAGTAAATACATGATAACTGGCGGAGATCAATTTTTGAAGTGAGCAATTTTCTCTTGATTAAGCTAGTCGCCGATCAATTAGAAAGGCGAAGAACTTATAGCTCAGTTTTATTTTTTAATCGCCATTTCTTTCATTTTGTCCCGCATACCCTTTAGTTCAAACTCGACACTTTCTACGCGGGTGCTGACACTGACCACTTTTTCGCGGGTTGATTCAAAGGCATCAATGGCATTGCGGGCTTCAGCCTGATTTTCCTCAATAATTCTAAATATAGTTTTGATTACTTTTTCTTGCTTATCAATCGCATCACTCAGCTTGACCACAAAAGCAGCAATACCGATCACCATGATGATCAAAATGACAAAGAGGAGGGGGCCGAGTAGATCGAGGAATGACATAGGGTGAGATTATAGCGTCAGTGTGTTTCTGCAGTTACAGATGATTCTTGCATCACTATTTTATTGACTCTTGGTTTCCATGTGCTGAGTCTGAGGCAGTGTCGCTGGTTGGGCTAATGGTTGGGCTAACTTAGCAGGAGTAATATCTGAGCCTGGTTGTTGACCAGAATCACTTAATAACAAAATAGAGACCCTTCTATTTTTTGCTTTACCTGCTGCAGTGTCATTGGACTCTATCGGTCTGGATGAGCCAAATCCGGTTGCACTCAAGCGTGCCTCACTAATGCCTTTTTGATTCAAGATATTGAGAACAGTAGTCGCCCTGATGGCGGAGAGCTCCCAGTTAGAGTTGAAGGCTTTGGTATTGATGGGTTGGTTATCAGTGTGACCTTCAATATCAATCGCTTGATCACTTTTAGCCAGAATAGGGGCAATTTGCGCTAGCGTATTGAGCGCCGCAGGGCTAGTGACGCTGGCTGATCCAGGGCTAAATAAATAGCTATCAATGATGTCAATGCGCACGCCTTTAGAGGTTTGCATGACGCCAATCTTGCCATCTTCAATCAGCGGTTTTAAAGCCGTAGTCAGGTCTTTTTCAACCCGATTCATCTTCTCCCGCTTGATAAAAGCCATGTCACGTTTGAGTCTAATGAGGCCCAGGGGGTCAATCAAGATAGGGCTTGATTCAGTTTGAGTCCCTGCGATCTCTCCACTAGGCTTAAGCTTGACATCGAGCTTGCTATCGCCCTCAGTCGTTTGTACTGGCGCAAAAGCCGATATCAGGGAATTGGACAAGGCATCGTACTTTTTCTCATTAATGCTTGAGCTAGCGTACATCACCACAAAAAAGGCAAAGAGCAGGGTGATGAAATCGGCGTAGGATACCAACCAGCGATCATGGTGTTCGTGATCTTCTGGGCGTTTACGTCGCTTTAAGGGAGGATTTTTAAAGGAGGTATCCAGACAAACGGTCCTCTATCACCTTGGTATGTTCGCCATAAGCAATCGATGCTAAGGACTCAACTAACATCTCGTATTTTGAGACCTCAAGTTGCAATAGGGTTTTGAGTTTATTAGCAATCGGAATGAACACCAGGTTAGCTAAGCCCACACCGTAAATCGTTGATACGAAGGCGATTGCAATGCCGCTACCCAGCAATGTCGGATCAGATAGGTTTTCCATCAC contains the following coding sequences:
- a CDS encoding flagellar basal body P-ring protein FlgI — encoded protein: MVIVPAAQAERIKDLANIQGVRSNQLIGYGLVVGLDGTGDQTTQTPFTLQTTLNMLQSLGVTLPPGTYSQIQLKNVAAVIVTANLPPFAQIGQNLDVTVSAMGNAKTLRGGTLLLTPLKGADGQVYAMSQGNVVIGGASASANGSSATINQLNAGRISAGATVERTIPSNLLGMEMVSLELRSSDFSTASIVTAAINKRFGKPIAFAQDSRVIQIDPNTVENGNRVQFLAALESIDVIPAKGEAKVILNARTGSIVLNQTVELENCAVAHGNLTVVISTTPVISQPSAFSNTGNTVEAKVSQVSLNQDPGNVIQLAGGASLSDVVRGLNAVGATPQDLVAILQAIKAAGSLRAELEII
- the flgJ gene encoding flagellar assembly peptidoglycan hydrolase FlgJ, yielding MALPSNSISASDVSNQLALDTNSLSSLKKSAKENSPEAIKGVAKQFEAIFINMMLKSMREASPQDGVFNTEQNKLYTSMFDQQLSQKLSSGKGIGLADVLVKQLSKAAGIQTDAIKPGDEPISSKALGLNRFDPNISSKVSAYTSVASMYGSTKPTPSFMDKVSKLFSSLEDAGDAMASSVGNAVKETVSSFTNKMSSYAQQASNATGLPAQFMLGQAALETGWGKKEIKGADGTQSNNLFGIKAGGSWTGKTVSAVTTEFINGEKQTRVEKFRAYDSYADSFKDFANLISSNPRYQNVLNNLSNVNSYADAMAKAGYATDPDYAKKLASVIKRVGNPS
- a CDS encoding helix-turn-helix transcriptional regulator, producing MSTSIQNSTDLGSLIRETRRRLKLTQPQLALAANVGVRFIVELEAGKPTLRLENILRVLQALGGVLSVEGMDPFIVNKQEGAR
- a CDS encoding type II toxin-antitoxin system HipA family toxin, whose translation is MVRELNVWFFGECVGVLTQDEGYLSFRYLPQWLESKNAKPLSHSLPLIPESFGDKITKPFFAGLLPEGEKRAAVASILKVSSKNDFALLDGIGGECAGALILLEPGQIPPLEAHASESIEWLKEDQLLGVLEKLPKRPLLAGESGLRLSLAGAQEKLPVVVREVQSEVARGNYFEIGLPKNNIPSSYILKPEISDVDGSVYNEAFCLALAKELKLSAATAQIGCTKGKTYLLVERYDRFCDSNGLLTRLHQEDFCQALSVGPEFKYQNEGGPSIVDGFALVRKVTTPSAPNLLRLLDYIIFNCLVGNNDAHAKNFSLLYGRNGIQLAPLYDVLSTAVYPGLTDSMAMKIGSKYRFDELHARHWVQMAESAQLGAPQLKRRVLEIADVLPGLAQSLHTQFKANDLDHPILGQITSLIEGRCKTTIKRFAISE
- a CDS encoding flagellar motor protein MotB; this encodes MDTSFKNPPLKRRKRPEDHEHHDRWLVSYADFITLLFAFFVVMYASSSINEKKYDALSNSLISAFAPVQTTEGDSKLDVKLKPSGEIAGTQTESSPILIDPLGLIRLKRDMAFIKREKMNRVEKDLTTALKPLIEDGKIGVMQTSKGVRIDIIDSYLFSPGSASVTSPAALNTLAQIAPILAKSDQAIDIEGHTDNQPINTKAFNSNWELSAIRATTVLNILNQKGISEARLSATGFGSSRPIESNDTAAGKAKNRRVSILLLSDSGQQPGSDITPAKLAQPLAQPATLPQTQHMETKSQ